The following proteins are co-located in the Blochmannia endosymbiont of Camponotus sp. genome:
- the gltX gene encoding glutamate--tRNA ligase: MNIKTRFAPSPTGSIHIGNIRTALYSWLFARKQGGKFLLRIEDSDSQRSIDDTVELIVAGMNWLSLNWDEGPYFQTDRFSRYNSIISYMIQHDMAYKCFCSSERLESLRSNQIKNGEKPKYDGYCRFRSTAIHNSCISSHVVRFCNPQEGVVIFHDQVRGTIKFNNKELDDLIIRRADGSPTYNFCVVIDDMDMQITHIIRGEEHINNTPRQINILKALQAPIPTYAHVSMILDNNLKKLSKRCGTLGIMQYRNDGFLPEAILNYLVRLGWSHGDQEIFSIEEMTKYFDLSRISKSPSILNFEKLLWLNHYYINHLPIDYVASHLSWHMHQQKINIQNGPKLTDIIKLFAKRSRTLKEIANNCLYFYIDFDLFDNKVAKDYLKPVAITPLKFLRKKFSNVVDWTPEIIKSIIIETVNKFNTSIDKIGMPLRVALTGTDCSPTLSITIHAIGQSRVLERIDQAVRYISI, encoded by the coding sequence ATGAATATTAAAACTCGATTCGCACCTAGTCCTACAGGTTCCATACATATTGGAAATATTCGTACTGCTTTATATTCTTGGTTGTTTGCTCGAAAGCAAGGCGGTAAATTTTTATTACGTATAGAAGATTCTGACTCGCAACGCTCTATAGATGATACGGTTGAGCTGATTGTTGCGGGGATGAATTGGCTTAGTTTAAATTGGGATGAAGGCCCTTATTTTCAAACGGATAGGTTTAGTCGTTATAATAGTATAATAAGTTATATGATTCAACATGATATGGCTTATAAGTGTTTCTGTTCATCAGAAAGGTTAGAATCGTTGCGATCAAATCAAATAAAAAACGGAGAAAAACCGAAATATGATGGCTACTGTCGTTTTAGGTCTACAGCTATACATAATTCTTGTATTAGTTCTCATGTGGTACGTTTTTGTAATCCTCAGGAAGGCGTAGTAATATTTCATGATCAAGTCAGAGGCACAATTAAATTTAATAATAAAGAATTAGATGATCTAATTATTCGTCGCGCCGATGGGTCTCCAACATATAATTTTTGTGTTGTAATAGACGATATGGATATGCAAATTACTCACATCATACGAGGTGAAGAACACATTAATAATACTCCACGTCAGATTAATATTTTAAAAGCATTGCAAGCTCCAATACCAACGTATGCTCATGTGTCAATGATATTAGATAATAATTTAAAAAAACTATCAAAACGCTGTGGAACATTAGGTATTATGCAATATCGTAATGATGGGTTTCTCCCTGAAGCAATACTTAATTATTTGGTAAGATTAGGATGGTCGCATGGAGATCAAGAAATTTTTAGCATTGAAGAAATGACAAAATATTTTGATTTGAGCAGAATTAGTAAATCTCCTAGCATTTTAAATTTTGAAAAATTACTTTGGTTGAATCATTATTATATTAATCATTTACCAATAGACTATGTAGCTTCACATTTATCATGGCATATGCATCAACAAAAAATTAATATACAAAATGGTCCAAAATTAACTGATATAATAAAATTATTTGCAAAACGTTCACGTACATTAAAAGAAATTGCAAATAATTGTCTATATTTTTATATAGATTTTGATTTATTCGATAATAAGGTAGCTAAGGATTATTTAAAACCTGTTGCGATAACGCCATTAAAATTTTTAAGAAAAAAATTTAGCAATGTAGTTGATTGGACGCCAGAGATTATTAAATCGATAATTATAGAAACTGTCAATAAATTTAATACCAGCATAGATAAAATAGGTATGCCACTTCGTGTAGCATTAACTGGAACAGATTGCTCTCCAACGCTCAGTATCACCATACATGCAATTGGTCAGTCTCGTGTATTAGAGCGCATTGATCAGGCTGTACGCTATATTTCAATATAG
- a CDS encoding HPr family phosphocarrier protein, giving the protein MYQKETIITASNGLHTRPATQFVKAAKKFNSEITVISNGKKASAKSLFKLQTLGLSKGSVVVISADGTDAEQAVQHLIKFITELK; this is encoded by the coding sequence ATGTATCAAAAAGAAACTATAATCACTGCTTCCAATGGCTTACATACCCGTCCAGCTACTCAATTTGTAAAAGCAGCAAAAAAATTTAATTCTGAAATTACAGTAATCTCTAACGGAAAAAAAGCAAGCGCTAAAAGTTTATTTAAACTACAAACATTAGGTTTAAGCAAAGGATCTGTAGTTGTCATTTCTGCCGATGGCACTGACGCAGAACAAGCAGTACAACATTTAATCAAATTTATTACTGAACTTAAATAA
- the cysK gene encoding cysteine synthase A: MYKIYQDNSYTIGHTPLVRLNNIGNGHITVKIESRNPSFSVKCRIGANMIWDAEKRNLLKLDTRLIEATSGNTGIALAYVAAARHYKLTLTMPETMSVERLKLIKALGAEIILTKGYDGMKGAIAKAEEIVADDPKHYLLLQQFSNPANPEIHEKTTGPEIWNDSGGQIDVFVAGVGTGGTITGVGRFFKHTKKNKKIIIVAVEPEESPIITQTLSGQNIKPAPHKIQGIGAGFIPKNLDLTLIDHVETVSIDAAISYAKHLMEKEGILAGISSGAALAAAVQLQKNKAYADKNIVVILPSSGERYLSTVLFSKL; encoded by the coding sequence ATGTATAAAATTTATCAAGATAATTCTTATACTATTGGTCATACTCCATTAGTCCGTCTTAATAATATTGGAAATGGTCATATCACTGTTAAAATTGAATCTAGAAATCCTAGCTTTAGTGTTAAATGTCGCATTGGAGCTAATATGATTTGGGATGCAGAAAAAAGAAACTTATTAAAATTAGATACGAGACTTATAGAAGCAACGAGTGGTAATACTGGAATTGCTCTAGCTTACGTAGCGGCCGCGCGACATTACAAATTAACTCTAACCATGCCGGAAACCATGAGCGTTGAACGTCTTAAATTAATTAAAGCTCTAGGAGCCGAAATTATATTAACAAAAGGATATGATGGAATGAAAGGAGCTATTGCTAAAGCAGAAGAAATTGTTGCTGATGATCCTAAACATTATTTATTATTGCAACAATTTAGCAATCCTGCAAATCCAGAAATTCATGAAAAAACCACAGGACCGGAAATTTGGAATGACTCGGGTGGACAAATAGATGTATTTGTAGCTGGTGTTGGTACAGGAGGTACTATCACTGGAGTTGGGCGATTTTTCAAACATACAAAAAAAAATAAAAAAATTATTATCGTGGCAGTAGAACCAGAAGAATCTCCAATCATTACCCAGACATTATCTGGGCAAAACATAAAACCAGCACCACATAAAATACAAGGTATTGGCGCTGGTTTTATTCCAAAAAATCTCGACTTAACTTTAATTGATCATGTAGAAACAGTAAGCATAGACGCAGCTATTAGCTACGCTAAACATTTAATGGAAAAAGAAGGAATTTTAGCTGGAATTTCTTCAGGCGCCGCATTAGCAGCAGCGGTACAACTACAAAAAAACAAAGCCTATGCTGATAAAAATATAGTAGTTATACTTCCATCATCTGGTGAACGATATTTGAGTACTGTATTGTTTTCAAAGTTATAA
- the aroC gene encoding chorismate synthase, with protein MAGNSIGQFFRVTTFGESHGSALGGIIDGVPPNLPLTENDLQHDLDRRRPGSSRYTSQRSELDTVEILSGVFNGKTTGTSIGLIIKNTDHRPQDYENIKNLYRPGHADYTYEKKYGFRDYRGGGRSSARETAVRVAAGAVAKKYLFNRKKIKIRGFLAQMGNIHCNLKDWQQINNNPFFCPDVEQLTALDTLINNLQKSGDSIGAKITVIAENIPIGLGEPVFDRLDADLAHALMSINAVKGVEIGDGFSVITKRGSEHRDEMTLDGFDSNNAGGILGGISNGQPIIMHIAIKPTSSITIPGKTITCENEETHVVTIGRHDPCIGIRVVPIAEAMVAIVIMDHLLRQRAQCEKI; from the coding sequence ATGGCTGGGAATAGTATTGGGCAATTTTTTAGAGTTACAACATTTGGAGAATCACATGGATCTGCATTAGGTGGTATTATTGACGGAGTACCCCCAAACCTTCCTTTGACAGAAAACGATCTACAGCACGATCTAGATCGTAGACGTCCGGGTTCTTCTCGTTATACTAGTCAGCGATCAGAATTAGATACGGTAGAAATTTTATCTGGTGTTTTTAATGGAAAAACAACGGGCACTAGTATAGGATTAATCATTAAAAATACTGATCATCGACCTCAAGATTACGAAAACATAAAAAATCTATACCGACCTGGACATGCTGATTATACTTATGAAAAAAAATATGGTTTTAGAGATTACCGTGGCGGAGGACGTTCTTCAGCACGTGAAACAGCAGTACGAGTCGCAGCAGGAGCTGTTGCTAAAAAATATTTATTTAATAGAAAAAAGATAAAAATTCGTGGATTCTTAGCACAAATGGGCAATATTCATTGTAATTTAAAAGATTGGCAGCAAATCAATAACAATCCATTCTTTTGCCCTGATGTTGAACAATTAACTGCATTAGATACATTAATAAATAATTTACAAAAATCTGGAGACTCTATTGGCGCAAAAATAACAGTAATAGCAGAAAATATACCAATTGGTTTAGGTGAACCTGTATTCGATCGACTTGATGCTGATTTAGCTCATGCATTGATGAGTATTAACGCAGTAAAAGGCGTAGAAATTGGGGACGGATTTTCGGTTATTACTAAACGTGGTAGCGAACATCGAGACGAAATGACATTAGATGGATTTGACAGCAACAATGCTGGAGGAATATTAGGAGGAATTAGCAATGGCCAACCAATAATCATGCATATAGCCATTAAACCAACCTCAAGCATAACAATACCAGGAAAAACCATTACATGCGAAAATGAAGAAACACACGTAGTTACTATAGGACGACATGATCCTTGCATAGGAATTAGAGTAGTACCCATAGCAGAGGCTATGGTGGCTATTGTTATAATGGATCATCTACTTAGACAACGCGCACAATGTGAAAAAATATAA
- a CDS encoding NupC/NupG family nucleoside CNT transporter has product MSRIFHFILGFTAIVILSLIASSNPKNIRVRFIFQVLIIEILFGYFILHSQLGSNFIQKLCALFNTLLIFASEGTNFVFGGMHAQGLATFFLNILCPIIFISALIGILQYTNILIFFIRILGTILSKINGMGKLESFNAVSSLILGQSENFIVYKNIIGKIPAPRMYTMAATAMSTVSLSIIGAYMTMLAPKYVVAALILNMFSAFIILSLLNPYVVDKERDLDITDFYIKNQNIFEIIGEYILIGFKIAVTVAAMLIGFIALISALNLTFKILFNTSLQEILGYIFFPCAWIIGIPIDEILPVSSIMATKLISNEFIAIINLQTISSDLSPQTVGIASVFLVSFSNFSSIGIIAGAIRGLNETQGNMISRYGFKLIYSSTLINMLSASVVGLLI; this is encoded by the coding sequence GTGTCTCGCATTTTTCATTTTATCTTAGGATTTACTGCAATAGTAATTCTGTCACTAATTGCCAGTAGTAATCCAAAAAACATTCGTGTACGCTTTATTTTTCAAGTATTAATAATAGAAATTCTATTTGGATATTTTATTTTACATTCCCAATTAGGGTCAAATTTTATACAAAAATTATGTGCTTTGTTCAATACACTGTTAATTTTTGCATCAGAAGGGACAAACTTTGTCTTTGGAGGAATGCACGCACAAGGATTAGCTACTTTTTTCTTAAATATACTTTGTCCAATAATTTTTATTTCCGCGCTAATTGGTATTTTACAATATACTAATATACTAATATTTTTTATTCGAATACTTGGAACCATTTTATCAAAAATTAATGGTATGGGAAAATTAGAATCTTTTAATGCCGTCAGTTCATTGATCTTAGGGCAATCTGAAAATTTTATAGTATATAAAAATATTATAGGAAAAATACCTGCACCCCGAATGTATACTATGGCAGCAACTGCCATGTCTACAGTGTCTCTCTCCATAATTGGCGCCTATATGACCATGCTAGCTCCAAAATATGTTGTAGCGGCATTAATATTAAATATGTTTAGTGCTTTTATTATATTATCATTACTTAATCCTTATGTAGTAGACAAAGAAAGAGATCTAGACATCACCGACTTCTATATCAAGAACCAAAATATTTTTGAAATTATAGGAGAATATATTTTAATTGGATTCAAAATAGCTGTTACTGTTGCTGCAATGTTGATAGGGTTTATTGCTCTTATTTCCGCTCTTAATTTAACATTTAAAATATTATTTAATACATCTTTACAAGAAATTTTAGGATATATTTTTTTTCCTTGCGCTTGGATTATAGGTATACCTATTGATGAAATACTACCAGTCAGCAGTATCATGGCAACTAAATTAATTTCTAATGAATTTATTGCAATTATAAACTTACAAACCATTTCTAGTGATTTATCACCTCAAACTGTAGGAATAGCATCAGTTTTCTTGGTTTCATTTTCTAACTTCTCGTCTATTGGTATTATTGCAGGTGCTATTAGAGGGCTTAATGAAACACAAGGTAATATGATTTCACGATACGGATTTAAACTAATATATAGCTCCACACTTATCAATATGCTGTCTGCCTCAGTAGTCGGTTTACTTATATAA
- the ligA gene encoding NAD-dependent DNA ligase LigA, whose amino-acid sequence MKFAKQKIQKLRKKLRYWEYLYYTKNESAVSDEKYDATLAKLSHLEQIYPHLIAESSPTQRIGGVSQYNFKKIYHKVPMLSLNSIVASFQLLSFDKRIQIKLHANHMMSYCCELKIDGVAVSLLYKKGKLIYAATRGDGKIGEDVTENISTIRAVPMYLKIDVDKYGNLPYLLEIRGEVFISKLCFLQLNKITIQQGNKPFSNARNAASGSLRQLDPSVTATRPLSFCCYGISNYCGENELPDSHWERLQLCKNWGLPINNYIRVISGVDKVLEYYSYIKTIRSNLEFNIDGIVIKVNSCAYQNKLGCGSRAPHWAIAYKFPSETSSTKVNNVIFQVGRTGIITPIAYLEPIVISDVTISKVNMHNINEVKRLGLMIGDTVRIQRSGDVIPKIVEVILSERTDHVKIVELPRFCPVCGSRVKTWHNQSVLRCTAGLACLAQRKATLEHFVSRKAMNIYGMGNRMIDQLVDQGLIFTSSDVFRLNKNKLLCLEGLGLESIERLLRSIEDSKNITLARFIYALGIYGVGETVASNLAIAYKSIENLRAADLQSLSNLKYVGPIIANNIYHFFRNPDNLKNIQDLIDPAIGIQLNVIT is encoded by the coding sequence ATGAAATTTGCTAAACAAAAAATACAAAAATTAAGAAAAAAATTGCGTTATTGGGAATATTTATACTATACAAAAAATGAATCTGCAGTATCTGATGAAAAGTATGATGCGACGTTAGCAAAATTAAGTCATTTAGAACAAATTTACCCGCATTTGATTGCAGAAAGTTCTCCTACCCAACGTATAGGAGGTGTGTCTCAATATAATTTTAAAAAAATATACCATAAGGTGCCAATGCTATCTTTAAATAGTATCGTTGCATCGTTTCAATTATTGTCATTTGATAAACGCATACAAATTAAACTTCATGCAAATCATATGATGTCATATTGTTGTGAATTAAAAATAGATGGGGTGGCAGTTAGTTTATTGTATAAGAAGGGGAAATTAATTTATGCGGCAACTCGAGGAGATGGTAAAATTGGGGAGGATGTTACTGAAAATATAAGCACTATTCGCGCAGTACCCATGTATTTAAAAATTGATGTTGATAAATATGGTAACTTACCATATTTATTAGAAATCAGAGGAGAAGTATTTATATCTAAATTATGTTTTTTACAATTGAACAAAATAACGATACAACAAGGTAACAAACCTTTTTCTAATGCGAGAAATGCTGCTTCTGGTTCGTTGCGTCAGTTAGATCCTAGTGTTACAGCCACACGCCCATTAAGTTTTTGTTGTTATGGTATTAGTAATTATTGTGGAGAAAATGAATTGCCAGATAGTCATTGGGAACGATTACAATTATGCAAAAATTGGGGTTTACCAATTAATAATTATATTCGTGTAATTAGCGGAGTTGATAAAGTATTGGAATATTATTCTTATATAAAAACAATACGATCCAATTTGGAATTTAACATTGATGGAATAGTTATTAAGGTAAATAGTTGCGCATATCAAAATAAATTAGGTTGTGGATCTAGGGCGCCTCATTGGGCTATTGCTTATAAATTTCCTTCGGAAACAAGTTCTACTAAAGTGAATAATGTAATTTTCCAAGTTGGACGAACAGGTATTATTACCCCAATAGCTTATTTAGAGCCTATTGTAATTTCTGATGTTACAATTAGCAAAGTAAACATGCATAACATCAATGAAGTTAAAAGGCTTGGATTAATGATTGGGGATACAGTTCGTATACAAAGATCTGGCGACGTAATTCCTAAAATTGTAGAAGTAATTTTATCAGAACGCACCGATCATGTAAAAATTGTAGAATTACCACGATTTTGTCCGGTATGTGGGTCTCGTGTTAAAACGTGGCACAATCAATCAGTATTGCGCTGCACGGCTGGATTAGCATGTCTTGCTCAACGCAAGGCAACACTTGAGCATTTTGTTTCTAGAAAAGCAATGAATATTTATGGAATGGGAAATAGAATGATTGATCAATTAGTTGATCAAGGTTTAATATTTACTTCATCTGATGTTTTTCGTTTAAATAAAAATAAGTTACTTTGTTTAGAGGGATTGGGTTTAGAAAGTATTGAGCGTTTATTAAGGTCCATCGAGGATTCCAAAAACATTACTTTGGCTCGTTTTATATATGCACTAGGTATTTATGGTGTAGGCGAAACAGTAGCTAGTAATTTAGCTATTGCATATAAAAGCATAGAAAATTTGCGCGCCGCTGATTTGCAATCATTATCAAATTTGAAATATGTAGGGCCAATTATAGCTAATAACATATATCATTTTTTCAGAAATCCAGATAATTTAAAAAATATTCAAGATTTAATTGATCCGGCTATTGGTATTCAGTTAAATGTTATTACATGA
- the fabB gene encoding beta-ketoacyl-ACP synthase I: protein MKRAVITGLGIISSIGNNQNEVLVALKSGKSGVTFSQELEESGMRSHVWGNIKLNTSGLIDRKIARFMSDASIYTYLSMEQAIIDSGLSAGMVSNDQTGLIVGSGGGSPRNQVSGSNGMRLRGLRGVGPYMVTKSMASGVSACLATSFKIRGVSYSISSACSTSTHCIGNAVELVQSGKQSIIFAGGGEELCWEMACEFDAMGALSTKYNMTPEKASRPYDINRDGFVIAGGGGIVVIEELTHALSRGAYIYAEIVGYGATSDGCDMVAPSGEGAIRCMKMALRDVSGSIDYLNVHGTSTQIGDIKEIWAIREIFGDQHPSFSSTKSMTGHSLGAAGVHETIFTLLMLKHNFIAPSINIDHLDPYMKNMRIIVNNPVYRKLKTAMTNSFGFGGTNATLIMSKYS, encoded by the coding sequence ATGAAACGCGCTGTTATCACTGGTTTAGGGATTATATCAAGTATTGGAAATAATCAGAATGAAGTTTTGGTTGCTTTAAAAAGTGGTAAATCTGGAGTCACTTTTTCTCAAGAATTAGAAGAATCTGGCATGCGTAGTCATGTTTGGGGTAATATTAAACTTAATACATCAGGATTAATTGATCGCAAGATTGCTCGTTTTATGAGTGATGCATCTATTTATACTTATTTATCTATGGAACAGGCCATAATAGATTCTGGATTATCTGCAGGTATGGTTTCTAATGATCAAACAGGATTGATTGTCGGATCTGGAGGGGGATCTCCACGTAATCAAGTTTCTGGATCTAATGGAATGCGTTTGCGTGGTTTGAGAGGAGTGGGCCCTTATATGGTAACTAAATCTATGGCTTCAGGCGTATCAGCATGCTTGGCTACTTCTTTTAAAATTCGCGGGGTCAGTTATTCTATCAGCTCTGCTTGTTCTACATCTACACATTGTATTGGAAATGCGGTTGAATTAGTTCAATCAGGAAAGCAATCTATTATTTTTGCTGGAGGCGGAGAAGAATTATGCTGGGAAATGGCTTGTGAATTTGATGCTATGGGTGCATTATCCACGAAGTATAACATGACACCAGAGAAAGCGTCTCGTCCTTATGACATTAATCGAGATGGATTCGTAATTGCGGGAGGCGGAGGGATAGTTGTAATAGAAGAGTTAACGCATGCTTTAAGTCGTGGGGCATATATTTATGCAGAAATTGTTGGGTATGGAGCTACGTCTGATGGATGTGACATGGTTGCTCCTTCTGGAGAAGGAGCAATTCGATGTATGAAAATGGCATTAAGAGATGTTAGCGGTTCAATAGATTATCTTAATGTACACGGTACATCCACTCAAATAGGTGATATTAAAGAGATTTGGGCTATTCGTGAGATTTTTGGTGATCAACATCCTTCTTTTTCTTCTACTAAGTCAATGACCGGTCATTCATTAGGTGCCGCTGGAGTTCATGAAACTATTTTTACTTTATTAATGTTAAAACATAATTTTATCGCTCCAAGTATTAATATTGATCATTTAGATCCATATATGAAAAATATGAGAATTATTGTTAATAATCCTGTTTATCGTAAATTGAAAACAGCCATGACTAATAGTTTTGGGTTCGGAGGAACAAATGCTACATTGATTATGAGTAAATATTCCTAA
- the prmB gene encoding 50S ribosomal protein L3 N(5)-glutamine methyltransferase: MKNATKETLTEIHTILDILRWSGSQFNANPIFYGHGTSNFWDETLHLILPSLYLPINIPTQIYQARLTSRERSKIIKLVNYRINKRIPVPYLTYQAWFCGLKFYVDKRVFIPRSPIGELITSCFNDLLPHYPYRILDIGTGSGCIAVAIAIIYPKSEVDAVDISIDALTVAEHNIKLYNLEHRVFPIHSDLFSNLPQLKYDLIITNPPYVKNSDIYKLPKEFHYEPMISLSADNDGLKIIQKILMKVIDHLNINGILICEVGSTKMALIERYPNIPFRWLHLSNGGEGVFMLTYKQLLSFNNTE; encoded by the coding sequence ATGAAGAATGCAACTAAAGAAACACTGACAGAAATTCATACTATATTAGACATATTACGTTGGAGTGGCAGTCAATTTAATGCCAACCCAATTTTTTATGGACATGGTACTAGTAATTTTTGGGACGAAACATTACATTTAATACTACCTAGTTTATATTTACCTATAAATATTCCAACCCAAATATACCAAGCTCGTTTAACCTCGAGAGAGCGCTCTAAGATAATCAAACTAGTTAACTATCGCATCAATAAACGCATACCAGTCCCTTACTTAACTTATCAAGCATGGTTTTGTGGTTTAAAATTTTATGTAGATAAACGAGTATTTATTCCTCGTTCTCCAATTGGAGAGTTAATTACATCATGTTTTAATGATCTGTTACCCCATTACCCATATCGTATTCTTGACATAGGCACCGGCAGTGGATGTATTGCTGTTGCAATTGCTATAATTTACCCAAAATCCGAAGTAGATGCAGTAGATATTTCTATAGATGCATTAACAGTAGCTGAACACAATATAAAATTATATAATTTAGAACATCGTGTTTTCCCTATCCATTCCGATTTATTTAGCAATTTACCACAATTAAAATACGATCTAATCATAACTAACCCTCCTTATGTAAAGAATTCAGATATATATAAATTACCAAAAGAATTTCATTATGAACCTATGATATCATTATCTGCAGATAATGATGGATTAAAGATAATTCAAAAAATATTAATGAAGGTTATAGATCATTTAAATATAAATGGAATTTTAATATGCGAAGTAGGTAGTACTAAAATGGCATTAATAGAGCGTTATCCAAATATACCATTTCGTTGGTTGCATCTTTCTAACGGAGGAGAAGGTGTATTTATGTTAACTTATAAACAATTATTATCTTTTAACAACACTGAATAA
- a CDS encoding Nramp family divalent metal transporter, which yields MLNERNSVAERRSTRKIKFALLGPAFIAAIGYIDPGNFATNIQAGATFGYQLLWVVVWANIMAMLIQLLSAKLGIATGKNLAEHIRDQFPRSVVWMYWIQAEIIAMATDLAEFIGAAIGFKILLGISLLQGALLTGLMTFLILTLQRYGKKPLEFVVGGLLFFVAIAYVIELFYSKPKFIMLGMSMLLPILPNKEAVFLSAGVLGATIMPHVIYLHSSLTQDGGITASRSERYSSTKLDVAIAMTIAGFVNLSMMATAAAVFHYGGYTGISNLDEAYLTLSPLLNHTAAIVFGLSLTAAGLSSTVVGTLAGQVVMQGFVRFHIPLLLRRVITMLPSFIVISFGIDSTRILIMSQVLLSFGIALALIPLLVFTGDVKLMNELVNSLWIKLVGWLITIVVIILNIYLLIGIII from the coding sequence ATGCTAAATGAGCGAAATTCAGTAGCGGAACGTCGTTCTACAAGAAAAATCAAATTCGCGTTACTTGGTCCTGCTTTTATCGCTGCTATTGGATATATCGATCCTGGAAATTTTGCAACTAATATACAAGCCGGAGCTACTTTTGGTTATCAGTTGCTGTGGGTTGTGGTATGGGCAAATATAATGGCTATGCTAATTCAATTACTTTCTGCAAAATTAGGTATTGCTACTGGTAAGAATTTGGCAGAACATATTCGAGATCAATTTCCAAGATCAGTAGTATGGATGTATTGGATTCAAGCTGAAATTATTGCTATGGCTACAGACTTAGCAGAATTTATTGGAGCTGCTATTGGATTTAAAATATTGCTCGGTATATCTTTATTACAAGGCGCGTTATTAACGGGATTGATGACTTTTTTAATTTTAACTTTACAAAGATATGGAAAGAAACCATTAGAATTTGTTGTGGGAGGTTTGTTATTTTTTGTTGCAATTGCTTATGTTATTGAACTTTTTTATTCAAAACCTAAGTTTATTATGTTAGGTATGAGTATGTTACTTCCAATACTTCCAAATAAAGAAGCAGTATTTTTGTCAGCAGGAGTGTTAGGTGCTACAATTATGCCGCATGTTATTTATTTACATTCTTCTCTTACTCAAGATGGTGGTATAACTGCAAGTAGATCGGAGCGATATTCTTCTACAAAATTGGATGTCGCAATCGCAATGACTATTGCTGGCTTTGTAAATTTATCTATGATGGCTACTGCAGCGGCGGTGTTTCATTATGGCGGATATACTGGTATTTCCAATTTAGATGAAGCTTATTTAACATTGTCTCCTTTGTTAAATCATACTGCTGCTATAGTTTTCGGTTTAAGTTTAACAGCAGCTGGATTATCTTCAACAGTAGTAGGTACTTTGGCGGGTCAAGTAGTCATGCAAGGCTTTGTTCGTTTTCATATTCCTTTGTTGTTACGCCGTGTTATTACCATGTTGCCGTCATTTATAGTTATTTCTTTTGGAATTGATTCCACACGTATCTTAATAATGAGTCAAGTGTTACTTAGTTTTGGAATTGCACTTGCGTTAATACCATTGTTAGTATTCACTGGAGATGTTAAACTAATGAATGAATTGGTGAATTCTTTATGGATTAAATTAGTTGGTTGGTTAATAACAATAGTAGTAATAATTTTGAATATATATTTATTAATTGGCATTATTATTTGA